One window from the genome of Candidatus Woesearchaeota archaeon encodes:
- a CDS encoding 2-oxoacid:acceptor oxidoreductase family protein, which yields MTKIIVHGIGGQGVKLLSETLAYILSDIGKNLTLVYEYDSIMRGGSITAFLVYGEEEIINPMIDEADYLIVLSKTTQFKGKTKIIEQTIYGEGRETTEIKIPLNSIAEELGNKKLVNMVTLGYLLKILKIDIKKLDLKKALPEKLLEENLKAIQSGYAYEERSEL from the coding sequence ATGACTAAAATAATCGTGCACGGAATTGGGGGACAAGGAGTAAAATTGCTCAGTGAAACTTTAGCTTATATCCTTTCTGATATAGGTAAAAACTTAACTCTTGTTTATGAATACGATTCAATTATGCGCGGGGGTTCAATCACCGCATTTTTGGTATATGGTGAAGAAGAAATAATTAATCCGATGATTGATGAGGCAGATTACCTGATTGTATTAAGTAAAACCACTCAATTCAAAGGTAAAACTAAAATTATTGAACAAACTATATACGGAGAAGGTCGCGAGACGACTGAGATAAAAATCCCCTTAAACTCAATTGCAGAAGAATTGGGCAATAAAAAATTAGTCAATATGGTAACATTAGGATATTTATTGAAAATATTAAAGATCGACATTAAAAAACTTGATCTGAAAAAGGCGTTACCAGAAAAACTGTTAGAAGAAAATTTAAAAGCAATCCAATCCGGATATGCTTATGAAGAAAGAAGCGAATTATAA
- a CDS encoding ferredoxin encodes MAKYKIIHERDICIGCGACAAICPANWVMADDGKSKPKKTDLNEIGCNQEAADGCPVHCIHINKI; translated from the coding sequence ATGGCTAAATATAAAATAATACATGAAAGAGATATTTGCATAGGTTGCGGCGCGTGCGCAGCAATTTGTCCTGCAAATTGGGTAATGGCCGATGATGGCAAATCCAAACCAAAAAAGACCGATTTAAACGAAATTGGCTGCAACCAGGAAGCGGCTGACGGATGTCCTGTGCATTGTATCCATATAAACAAAATCTAA
- a CDS encoding 2-oxoacid:acceptor oxidoreductase subunit alpha, with translation MKQLITGNRAIVLGALKAGLGFYAGYPITPASEIMHDLSDENITFIHAEDEIASINMILGGSMAGKKTMTATSGPGFSLMQEAIGFGHMTETPCVIVNVQRVGPSTGMPTFAHQGDILQTVYGSHGDYYPIVFYPNSVEECYIYTIEAFNAAEKAKCPVILLSDAFLSKMYESVDLKDIKIKTEKRERKAFSKNDPTIHLTGLLNDNGLPKTLDSLYYKKWLNRIKDKVETAAKSFEYYEYIPNKKSDTLLIAYGITSRVIMELKFQYSIFRPIRLFPVLDELKRVAKKYKKIVVIEMNNGQYKTIVEAELKREIEFIPQLGGKISLEDIKKTLEK, from the coding sequence ATGAAACAATTAATTACAGGAAATAGAGCAATTGTACTTGGAGCATTAAAAGCAGGACTTGGTTTTTATGCAGGTTATCCAATAACTCCTGCATCTGAAATAATGCATGATCTTAGTGATGAAAATATTACTTTTATACATGCAGAAGATGAGATTGCCTCTATTAATATGATTTTAGGGGGTTCAATGGCTGGGAAGAAAACTATGACTGCTACCTCCGGGCCAGGATTTAGTTTGATGCAAGAAGCAATTGGTTTCGGTCACATGACTGAAACGCCGTGTGTAATTGTTAATGTGCAAAGAGTTGGCCCTTCTACTGGTATGCCAACATTCGCGCACCAGGGGGATATATTACAGACAGTTTATGGTTCACATGGAGATTATTACCCTATAGTTTTTTACCCTAACTCTGTTGAAGAATGTTATATATATACTATTGAAGCTTTTAATGCCGCGGAAAAAGCCAAATGTCCGGTTATATTATTAAGCGATGCATTCCTCTCAAAAATGTATGAGTCAGTTGATTTGAAAGATATTAAAATAAAAACTGAAAAACGTGAAAGAAAAGCCTTTAGTAAAAATGACCCTACAATACATTTGACAGGGTTACTTAATGATAATGGATTACCAAAAACACTTGATTCTTTATATTATAAAAAATGGTTAAACCGGATTAAGGATAAAGTTGAGACTGCTGCGAAAAGTTTTGAATATTACGAATATATCCCTAATAAAAAATCAGATACTTTATTGATTGCTTACGGTATAACTTCCAGGGTCATAATGGAACTTAAATTTCAATATTCTATATTTAGGCCTATTAGGCTTTTCCCTGTCCTTGACGAACTCAAAAGGGTTGCTAAAAAGTATAAAAAAATAGTTGTGATTGAAATGAATAATGGGCAGTATAAGACAATTGTTGAGGCAGAACTAAAACGGGAGATTGAATTTATCCCCCAGCTCGGCGGTAAAATAAGTCTCGAGGACATTAAAAAAACTTTAGAAAAATGA
- a CDS encoding insulinase family protein has protein sequence MTKGKTRVMLDNGLVIITKKVDVHGAYTSLGINVGSIDEPAAKNGLAHLVEHMFFRTNRNMTGDQYQEALEWAGIDYNAMTSFTDTIFYADSQKNQVCDVINLFYDAISNNNFIEEGFETEKSAVISELRDFHRSSLDRFHERIMWPVIYKGTPLEKAIIGTVESVKNLSLEDVQKFTNTFYVPNNMVMACTGDIDTEVFIEGVKNTFGQLKSREFDKLKIDWKFKPGKKYVEFKDLKDEHCRELDLSFFYVIYPMSNLKKQDFATATVLETVLGGGNLTNFTGKIIGELRVKRGLCYSTDVEFEWDQGIPLAVIGVPGIHPQNLDEGINIVLNTLHELGSQELKNDYFKGKISQTKRRLKPNYYYIDNLVEEIIRREFSKNRLITDTSIKEIGNVSPKRLKYFAQKIFSQEPLIVAASAPGYKNQFNS, from the coding sequence ATGACAAAGGGCAAAACCCGAGTAATGCTTGACAATGGGCTTGTGATTATAACAAAAAAAGTAGATGTGCATGGGGCTTATACGTCTCTGGGGATTAATGTAGGTTCAATAGATGAACCTGCTGCAAAAAATGGGTTAGCGCACTTAGTTGAACATATGTTCTTTAGAACCAACCGGAATATGACCGGTGATCAGTATCAAGAAGCATTAGAATGGGCTGGGATAGATTATAATGCAATGACTAGTTTTACAGATACGATATTTTATGCCGACTCGCAAAAGAACCAGGTTTGTGATGTTATAAATTTATTTTATGATGCTATATCTAATAATAATTTTATTGAAGAAGGTTTTGAAACTGAAAAAAGCGCAGTTATTAGTGAATTAAGAGATTTTCATAGAAGTTCTCTGGATAGATTTCATGAGAGAATAATGTGGCCGGTGATATATAAAGGAACTCCGCTTGAAAAAGCTATTATTGGAACTGTTGAATCCGTTAAAAACTTATCATTGGAAGATGTCCAAAAATTCACAAATACTTTTTATGTTCCAAATAATATGGTTATGGCATGTACTGGCGATATTGATACGGAAGTTTTTATTGAAGGGGTAAAAAATACATTTGGTCAGCTTAAATCCCGAGAATTTGATAAACTAAAAATAGATTGGAAATTTAAACCGGGCAAAAAATATGTAGAATTTAAAGATTTGAAAGATGAACATTGTAGAGAACTAGACCTAAGCTTTTTTTATGTAATTTACCCTATGTCTAATTTAAAAAAACAAGACTTTGCAACTGCAACTGTTCTTGAAACTGTGCTTGGTGGTGGAAATTTAACTAACTTTACTGGAAAAATTATCGGGGAATTAAGAGTAAAAAGAGGTTTATGTTATTCAACGGACGTGGAATTTGAATGGGACCAGGGCATACCTTTAGCAGTGATTGGCGTGCCTGGAATTCATCCTCAAAACCTCGATGAGGGAATCAATATAGTATTAAATACATTACATGAATTAGGTTCTCAAGAATTAAAGAATGATTATTTTAAAGGGAAGATATCACAAACTAAACGAAGGTTGAAACCTAATTATTATTATATTGATAATTTAGTTGAAGAAATCATACGGCGTGAATTTTCTAAAAATCGGTTAATTACCGACACTAGCATTAAAGAAATTGGCAATGTGTCTCCAAAAAGATTAAAGTACTTTGCGCAAAAAATATTCAGTCAAGAACCATTAATTGTAGCAGCATCTGCGCCAGGTTATAAAAATCAGTTTAATAGTTAA
- a CDS encoding glutaredoxin family protein, giving the protein MEKVTKKVIIYSTPTCHYCVQAKEFFDENKVKYRDFNVAENEKAREEMVKKSGQMGVPVIVIGNEIIVGFDKSKIKKVLKL; this is encoded by the coding sequence ATGGAAAAAGTGACAAAAAAAGTGATAATATATTCAACACCAACATGCCATTATTGTGTACAGGCTAAAGAATTTTTTGATGAAAATAAAGTTAAGTATAGAGATTTTAATGTGGCTGAGAACGAAAAAGCTAGAGAAGAAATGGTTAAAAAGTCTGGGCAAATGGGGGTGCCAGTTATTGTGATAGGCAACGAAATAATTGTTGGTTTTGATAAGTCTAAAATCAAAAAAGTATTAAAATTATAA
- a CDS encoding 2-oxoacid:ferredoxin oxidoreductase subunit beta, whose translation MINLRTERLPTPWCVGCGLNTMLIQTASLLNKLGYNKTNTAVFSGIGCTARASGFFDIDGVNGLHGRAIPLAEGCKLANPDLKVIVISGDGDLTGIGGNHLLHSARRNTDITVICSANEIYGMTGGQVSPLTKKGTKTLTTPKGSEYEPLNLFGLFTSNKKHFYARTSVAHGVHMVRCIEEALKHKGFSFVEILNPCYTSLGARIGFNSFKEMLDDIKEKYTITENKDKLGDYELGIIKR comes from the coding sequence ATGATAAACCTTAGAACAGAAAGATTACCTACGCCGTGGTGCGTAGGCTGCGGACTTAATACTATGTTGATACAAACTGCCTCATTACTTAACAAGTTGGGCTATAATAAAACAAATACCGCAGTTTTTTCAGGCATAGGATGCACAGCAAGAGCATCTGGTTTTTTTGACATAGACGGTGTTAATGGACTGCATGGCCGGGCAATTCCACTTGCTGAAGGCTGCAAACTTGCAAATCCAGATTTAAAGGTAATTGTTATATCAGGTGATGGCGATTTAACTGGGATCGGAGGCAACCATTTATTGCATTCTGCAAGAAGAAATACCGATATTACGGTTATTTGTTCTGCTAACGAAATTTATGGAATGACCGGAGGCCAGGTTTCACCATTAACAAAAAAAGGCACAAAAACATTAACAACCCCTAAAGGGTCAGAGTATGAACCATTAAATCTCTTCGGATTATTTACATCAAACAAAAAACATTTTTATGCCAGAACTTCCGTAGCGCATGGTGTTCACATGGTAAGATGTATTGAAGAAGCATTAAAACATAAAGGTTTTTCTTTTGTAGAAATACTAAATCCATGTTATACTAGTCTGGGCGCAAGAATAGGATTTAATTCATTCAAAGAAATGCTAGATGATATTAAAGAAAAGTACACAATTACTGAAAATAAAGATAAATTGGGGGATTATGAGTTAGGGATTATAAAAAGATAA
- a CDS encoding signal peptidase II — MKQRFFFLISLSIFFFDQLIKNYFNIHKPVSGIFRFTNNTGAAFGIFKGGNLVFAVFTFIIISIIIYLYLSKPIYFKERNVCVSAALIVGGALGNLVDRVTYGYVIDYINLGFWPVFNLADIALTVGALILIYAWWNDK; from the coding sequence ATGAAACAACGCTTTTTTTTTTTAATTAGTTTAAGTATTTTTTTTTTTGATCAATTAATAAAGAACTATTTTAATATACATAAACCTGTATCAGGGATATTCCGTTTTACAAATAATACTGGCGCTGCTTTTGGGATATTTAAAGGAGGGAATTTAGTGTTTGCAGTTTTCACATTCATCATAATCTCAATTATTATTTATTTATATTTATCAAAACCTATTTATTTTAAAGAAAGAAATGTTTGTGTTTCTGCTGCTTTAATTGTTGGCGGAGCTTTAGGCAACCTAGTTGATAGAGTTACATATGGCTATGTCATAGATTATATAAATTTAGGATTTTGGCCAGTATTTAATCTTGCAGACATTGCATTAACAGTTGGCGCTTTAATATTGATTTATGCTTGGTGGAATGATAAATAA